One genomic region from Rosa rugosa chromosome 1, drRosRugo1.1, whole genome shotgun sequence encodes:
- the LOC133744686 gene encoding uncharacterized protein LOC133744686, producing MSTASRTSKAIVAASVGVVEALKDQGICRWNSPTIRSVHQQAKNHFRSSSQANKNKLSSSSTSALSRVRDEKLKKSEESLRTVMYLSCWGPN from the coding sequence ATGAGTACTGCTTCAAGAACAAGCAAGGCTATTGTGGCAGCAAGTGTTGGAGTTGTGGAGGCATTGAAGGACCAAGGGATTTGCAGGTGGAACTCACCCACAATAAGATCCGTCCATCAACAGGCCAAGAACCATTTCAGGTCTTCTTCTCAGGCGAACAAGAACaagctctcttcttcttcaacctcagctTTGAGCAGAGTCAGAGACGAGAAGCTGAAGAAGTCGGAGGAGTCTTTGAGGACGGTCATGTACTTGAGCTGCTGGGGTCCCAACTAA
- the LOC133744693 gene encoding uncharacterized protein LOC133744693 has product MSNTSRTSKAIVASSVGVVEALKDQGICRWNSTIRSMHQQAKTQFRSFSQANTKLSASSTSALSRVRDEKVKKSEESLRTVMYLSCWGPN; this is encoded by the coding sequence ATGAGTAATACCTCAAGAACAAGCAAGGCTATTGTTGCCTCAAGTGTTGGAGTTGTGGAAGCATTGAAGGATCAAGGAATCTGCAGATGGAACTCCACCATTAGATCCATGCACCAACAAGCCAAGACCCAGTTCAGGTCCTTTTCTCAGGCCAACACCAAGCTATCTGCTTCTTCAACCTCGGCTTTGAGCAGAGTCCGAGATGAGAAGGTCAAGAAGTCAGAGGAGTCTTTGAGAACAGTCATGTACTTGAGCTGCTGGGGTCCCAACTAG
- the LOC133744699 gene encoding uncharacterized protein LOC133744699 → MSTTSRTSKAIVAASVGVVEALKDQGICRWNSAIRSIHQQAKTQFRSFSQANTKLSSSSTSALSRVRDEKLKKSEESLRTVMYLSCWGPN, encoded by the coding sequence ATGAGTACTACTTCGAGAACAAGCAAGGCTATTGTGGCAGCAAGTGTTGGAGTTGTGGAGGCACTGAAGGATCAAGGAATTTGCAGGTGGAATTCCGCAATAAGATCTATTCACCAACAAGCCAAGACCCAGTTCAGGTCCTTTTCTCAGGCCAACACCAagttatcttcttcttcaacctctgcTTTGAGCAGAGTTAGAGATGAGAAGCTGAAGAAGTCGGAGGAGTCCTTGAGGACAGTCATGTACCTAAGCTGCTGGGGTCCCAACTAA
- the LOC133726116 gene encoding uncharacterized protein LOC133726116 gives MSTSSRASKAIVAASVGVVEALKDQGICRWNSPTIRSVHQQAKNHFRSFSQANKNKLSSSSTSALSRVRDEKHKKSEESLRTVMYLSCWGPNN, from the coding sequence ATGAGTACTAGTTCAAGAGCAAGCAAGGCCATTGTGGCAGCAAGTGTTGGAGTTGTGGAGGCATTGAAGGACCAAGGTATTTGCAGGTGGAACTCACCCACCATAAGATCCGTCCATCAACAAGCCAAGAACCATTTCAGGTCTTTTTCTCAGGCCAACAAGAACAAGCTATCTTCTTCTTCGACCTCAGCGTTGAGCAGAGTCAGGGATGAGAAGCACAAGAAGTCAGAGGAGTCTTTGAGGACTGTCATGTACTTGAGCTGCTGGGGTCCCAATAACTAG
- the LOC133726117 gene encoding uncharacterized protein LOC133726117 has protein sequence MSSSSSARRAWIVAASVGVVEALKDQGICRWNYTMKLMQQQAKTHLRSYSQAHSKLSSSSSALVSTKLRDDKAKHSEESLRKVMYLSCWGPN, from the coding sequence ATGAGTTCTTCATCATCAGCAAGGAGAGCATGGATAGTGGCAGCAAGTGTGGGAGTTGTGGAGGCCTTGAAAGACCAAGGAATCTGCAGGTGGAATTACACAATGAAATTGATGCAGCAGCAAGCCAAGACCCATCTCAGGTCTTATTCTCAGGCtcattcaaaactctcttcCTCATCCTCTGCTTTGGTTTCAACTAAACTCAGAGATGACAAGGCCAAGCATTCTGAGGAGTCTCTCAGAAAAGTCATGTACCTCAGCTGCTGGGGTCCCAATTGA
- the LOC133744706 gene encoding vesicle-associated protein 4-2-like, translating to MAVEAEKFGSDGKLWSLCKRPFWQSRNAAPPSYSSSSSSSSNLSSRHNAQQLSRIQESVERPTLYSASTVSYVAKSLLPARRRLRLDPPNKLFFPYEPGKQVKSAVGIKNTSKSHVAFKFQTTAPKSCYMRPPGGILAPGESLVATVFKFVEPPENNEKPVDQKSRVKFKIMSLKVKGEMDYVPELFEEQKEQVVVEQVLRVVFLDPERPTLAMEKLKRQLAEAEAALESRKKPPEEAGPRIVGEGLVIDEWKERRERYLAQQQVEGVVDSM from the exons ATGGCTGTGGAGGCTGAGAAATTTGGGTCCGACGGGAAGCTTTGGAGTCTGTGCAAAAGGCCATTTTGGCAGTCAAGAAATGCTGCTCCTCCTTCTtactcttcatcttcttcttcgtcttcgaATTTGTCTTCTAGGCATAATGCTCAGCAGCTTAGTCGGATTCAGGAGTCTGTGGAGCGTCCGACGCTTTATTCTGCCAGTACGGTGTCGTATGTGGCCAAGTCTTTGCTTCCCGCTAGGAGAAGGCTCCGTCTTGATCCTCCTAATAAGCTCTTCTTCCCAT ATGAACCTGGAAAGCAGGTTAAGAGTGCTGTTGGGATTAAAAACACTTCCAAGTCTCATGTAGCTTTCAAG TTCCAAACAACTGCACCAAAGAGTTGTTACATGCGTCCTCCAGGGGGAATACTTGCTCCTGGTGAAAGTCTTGTTGCAACTG TATTCAAGTTCGTGGAACCTCCGGAGAACAATGAAAAACCAGTAGACCAGAAAAGCAGGGTTAAGTTCAAGATCATGAGCTTAAAAGTGAAAGGAGAAATGGACTATGTTCCAGAATTG TTTGAGGAGCAGAAGGAACAAGTCGTTGTTGAGCAGGTTTTACGTGTTGTTTTCCTTGACCCGGAACGCCCTACCCTC GCAATGGAAAAACTCAAGCGGCAATTGGCTGAGGCCGAGGCTGCTCTTGAGTCACGAAAGAAGCCTCCAGAAGAAGCGGGGCCCCGAATTGTAGGAGAAGGACTGGTCATAGATGAATGG AAAGAACGGAGGGAAAGATACCTAGCGCAGCAGCAGGTCGAAGGGGTAGTCGATTCAATGTAG